In Gossypium raimondii isolate GPD5lz chromosome 12, ASM2569854v1, whole genome shotgun sequence, a single window of DNA contains:
- the LOC105765443 gene encoding probable pectinesterase/pectinesterase inhibitor 61: MAYDRLRPSEPGSSGVTQQQNHEEPKAKNNKRKIVILSVIALTMIVASAVCAGLVIGLREAGADPVGTQVRRKPTQAISKTCSRTRFPNLCVNSLLEFPGSLTANEQDLVHISFNMTLQHFSKALYLANSISFVQMDPRVRSAYDDCLELLDDSVDALSRSLSSIIPSQDGGNNGGGSPQDVMTWLSAALTNHDTCTEGFDGVSGTVKDQVTDKLKDLSELVSNCLSIFAASGGDDFAGVPIQNRRLLSADDDLSGGNVDEENFPKWLGRKERELLNKPVSGIQADITVSKDGSGTVKTIAEAIKKAPEHSTRRIIIYVKAGRYEEDNLKVGRKKINLMFIGDGKGKTVITGGKSVAEHMTTFHTAAFAATGAGFIARDMTFENYAGPAKHQAVALRVGADHAVVYRCNIIGYQDTLYVHSNRQFYRECDVYGTVDFIFGNAAVVLQNCSLYARKPMPQQKNTITAQNRKDPNQNTGISIHACRIIPTQDLAAAKSSFPTYLGRPWKLYSRTVYMLSYMGNHVHSRGWLEWSGTFALDTLYYGEYMNSGPGAAVGQRVRWPGYRVITSEVEASKFTVAKFIYGTSWLPSTGVAFFSGLQV; encoded by the exons ATGGCGTATGACAGGCTCCGACCATCTGAACCCGGCAGCTCTGGAGTTACTCAGCAACAAAATCATGAAGAACCCAAAGCCAAAAACAACAAGAGAAAGATCGTTATTCTTTCGGTTATTGCATTGACGATGATCGTTGCCTCGGCTGTTTGTGCCGGACTCGTGATTGGTCTCCGTGAAGCCGGTGCTGATCCTGTCGGTACCCAAGTCCGACGTAAGCCGACACAAGCTATTTCTAAAACTTGTAGTAGGACTCGGTTCCCGAACCTCTGTGTCAACTCACTCCTCGAGTTCCCTGGCTCGCTCACTGCTAATGAGCAAGACCTGGTtcacatttcattcaatatGACGCTGCAGCACTTTAGTAAAGCGCTTTATCTGGCCAACTCGATCTCATTCGTCCAGATGGATCCACGTGTACGGTCGGCGTACGACGATTGCCTCGAGCTTCTGGATGATTCCGTCGACGCGCTCTCCCGTTCCCTGTCGTCCATCATTCCCTCCCAGGACGGCGGAAACAATGGCGGAGGATCACCCCAGGACGTGATGACGTGGCTCAGCGCCGCGCTGACGAACCATGACACGTGTACGGAGGGATTCGATGGAGTGAGCGGGACGGTGAAGGATCAAGTGACTGACAAACTGAAGGACTTGTCGGAGCTGGTAAGTAACTGCCTGTCGATCTTCGCTGCGAGCGGCGGAGACGATTTCGCCGGAGTTCCTATTCAGAACCGGAGGCTGCTATCGGCGGATGACGATTTATCGGGAGGGAATGTCGACGAGGAGAATTTCCCGAAATGGCTGGGGAGAAAAGAGAGGGAGCTGCTGAACAAGCCCGTGTCGGGGATCCAGGCCGATATAACCGTCTCGAAAGATGGAAGCGGCACCGTTAAAACGATTGCTGAGGCGATTAAAAAGGCGCCGGAGCATAGTACTCGTCGGATCATCATCTACGTGAAGGCAGGAAG gTACGAAGAGGATAATTTGAAGGTGGGGAGGAAGAAAATAAACTTGATGTTTATAGGTGACGGAAAAGGTAAAACAGTGATTACAGGAGGAAAAAGTGTAGCTGAGCACATGACTACTTTCCACACTGCTGCCTTTG CGGCAACTGGGGCTGGTTTTATTGCAAGGGACATGACATTCGAGAACTATGCCGGACCCGCCAAGCACCAAGCAGTGGCTCTTAGAGTCGGAGCTGACCACGCCGTCGTATACAGGTGCAACATCATCGGTTACCAAGACACTTTATACGTCCACTCCAACCGTCAATTCTACCGCGAATGCGATGTTTACGGAACAGTTGATTTCATTTTCGGTAACGCCGCCGTAGTACTCCAAAACTGTAGCCTTTACGCCCGGAAACCCATGCCCCAACAAAAAAACACCATCACAGCCCAAAACCGAAAAGACCCGAACCAAAACACCGGTATTTCAATCCATGCATGTCGAATCATACCCACACAGGACCTCGCCGCCGCCAAATCAAGCTTCCCAACATACCTAGGCCGTCCGTGGAAGCTATATTCAAGGACCGTATACATGTTATCATACATGGGCAACCACGTTCACTCAAGGGGATGGTTAGAATGGAGTGGAACATTCGCTTTAGATACATTATACTACGGCGAATACATGAATTCCGGCCCGGGTGCGGCGGTCGGACAACGAGTAAGATGGCCTGGGTATCGAGTCATCACTTCAGAAGTTGAAGCAAGTAAATTCACCGTTGCAAAATTCATCTATGGAACTTCATGGTTACCATCAACCGGAGTTGCTTTCTTTTCTGGCCtacaagtttaa